ATTAGGGAGGACCGTTACCATAGaagcaaacagaaaataacagacGTGAAAGTAGAGGGAGAGGCTATTGGCCAATCAACTCTTCATTCAGTCCGGGGTGGTAATCAGCATAAGATAATGTGACAATGCAAATTCAATGAAGTTGACATGAATGTCCCATTTCTCTTGTCATAAGAACAGTTCATTagcaaaattattattattcaaatcTTTCCTTCGTATTGTCATTCTCTGTGtcttttcttccattttctctaCCTCTCCTATTCTCCCAGTAGAGAGGAATGTATTTGAATAAACCAATTTGATTGGAAATCATTGCAATGTTATGGTATTCTCCCTATATAAATGAGTCCTCCACAGCTTTGATTCAGTATGCATGGAGAGCAGTCTTATTTCAAATCAGGACTTAAGCTGTGCCAAACTAATTCAGGAAGTCTATTAACAGCTAGTCTTCTGCTTCTGCACATACCTAGACATTTACACACGTATTACCTAAGGTATCTCAGGAGTAAATGGCCactcattattttcagtttacattgaCTCTTTGTAGATTTATCCTTTATACAGAGACTCACGCTAAGACCTAcatctcttttacagctgagccctgtgttaataaacacatacacatatgaaaaacacaattctaaaaaaaaaactttcccactgaacaacaaaaaatgtatcttaTCAAGCATTTCAATTGACCTATAGGCAGCAAGTATCTAGCTTGAGGTTATTCCATGAGTAAGACCATTTATAAATATTCAATAGCTTGACACAGTTGTAAAACATTCATTATCTATCACCAATGTCTGCTGCCAGGTGTTGTATGCTTTCCCATTAATATGTATCACTCCTTCACATGAATAATTTGCAGCTAGCCGACCTCTCCTCTCCAGTGCAACCATTCTCCTAATATTTCACCTATGCGCTCTCCATCCGCTGAAGCCTTTCCCTCGGTCATTGTTTTATATGACTAATGTACTCTATAATCGCCTGGTGGGATCAAGGTCAATAAATTTAAGtaaaaaatgcattcatcacTAGTCTCTACAGGACTGAGTGGTCTCACCTTGTGAATGGATGAATAAAGGGAGGTTGGCTGGGAGATGAATGGCTTTTTCATTCAGCTTGGCAGAGACACTAGGTTCCAATGGACACACTGGCCTTCACCTGCCCTTGTGCACAGATAGGCCATTGCTATAGTTCAGAGGGAACTAATGCATGTCAAATACCTGGGTTTTATGTCTGCTCCCGGGCGCAGACCAAGGGAAAGTCTGGGGAAATCACACAGTTGTAGCCATGGAGGATAAGACAGTGTAAAGGTTTTGGTAACACACCTAATTCCGGTCTACCTAATACATGGTCTGACATGTTGCTGAGGCTCAGGGGAGGGAGTGGTGATATGAACCCGTATGACATGAGGCTTACGGTAGATCTGGCAGGTTTTGTTTGGGTAGTCAGATTCCCAGCTACAACAGTCACTGCAGCCGTCACAGCACCTGTTCGCACTGCCAGTACCATCCCATAGAGGGTTCACAAATCAGCCATTGGTGTGGTAGATGGGGTGGACAGATAGGGGCTTTCTGCTGTCTCTGAAGCTGCCGCTCGTCCCCACTTGCTCACAATACCACTTGCTCTGTCATCAGTCATTTTTATAGCCTTCGTAGCTAGGGGACGACTGTCCTCCCCCCAACCACCCACTCACACTCCCTGCACGGTGAcccctcagtccactccttccCTTCTACTGCTGCTTATCTTCATGGGAGAGTGATGGGTAAGGGGTTTATTGTCGAACCCGGTCAAACATGTCCCTCTGATTCTTCAAGCTTCCCTGATTCCCACCCTGGGGATTCCAAGTCCAAAAAGCACAGTAAAATCTCTGAATCACCTCTTAACCCTCCCATCTGCCAATCCTCCTCCCAGCCCAACATGTGGAGACTTGTGTGTTTTAACCAGAGGGTAATAGCAAAGTGGGAATAGAATAGGGAAGTCCAAGTAGAACTAGGAAAAACATCAGAATTTGTTCAGCACATGACCAAGTGCtgattttcaggatttaaaCATTCTATTTTAGGTGTATTAAAAGGATTTCTCACAATGTATATAGAGTAAGTATAGACTTTTTACTTTGTTTTGGCTGTATAGAAAAATGTACTGTAACAATACAAAGTCTTGTGAAGTGCCTTTCACATTCTTTCCATTCTCTATTGAACATCAACTACATGACTGGCAGAAATAAACTGGTATGCTCCTGTTGTTTGCATTTCTAAACACGAAGGAAGGACATACGCTTCATTGTAAATTAATCGTTCACTGTTGATTTGATTGTTAGTCTCGATTCACATGAAGATACAATATGTTTGATGCAGAAGACTGCCTTTTGAttgtttaaaaattattttgacatttaaTGTACCTTTCTGAAATATCTGCAGATTCTGTCAGCTGAAGTTTCAAGGTTTTCTGTTTCCATCCCATAACTGTCCGGTTGCTGTTCTGCTTCTGCTTTTTTTTTGGCACATCTGACTAGACAGacttcctgtactccctgttgcCTCTgtttgtccatctctctgtgtttATAAACTGTTTCTCTCAACCTCTCTTATTCTTTGTTtctgttcatgtatttatttttctctcacaTTTTAGATCAGCTGTTTCCATCCTTCATCTCTCATGTTAGGTTGGATATCATCACAGGGGCATGGACAGGAAGTAAGTCAATATTATGTTCGGCATAAATTTAAACCATTTGAACATCCTCATCATCACCACCTATATTTCTGTCAAAATATTCACCATCAACAACAAAAGATTAAGAGTCCCTAGgcttttttgttgtttctgtaGGGCCCCCAAGCCCCCCATCGTTGAAGTTGTGTCATGGCGCCAGTCCCTCAAAAAACTGCTGGAGTCTAAAAGTAAGATAATGTACACTCctccctctgtttgtctctctctctatcaatGCCAATTCTATTGaaagtgaataaaaatgtaaagattaCACACAACTAATAAGATGTAGGCCTGCTATACGGTTTGATGCTGTTGATAAAGTCCTACCAAAGATGGTGCAGAGTGTTACCAGTCTAAGCCAAAGTCAATGGAACTGGCTGCTGTTGTACATATTTTGTCTTGTGTCGATTAGAGTCAGTTCTCCAGCTGTGATTTATGTAAAGCAATTAGTGTGAGTAATGTTGGGGCATGTAgtttgctgtttgtttgtgttcccAAAAGACTAATGAAAAATAGCACACCTGCGTGGATCTATAAGTAGGCTAAGCATTTAGAAAAGGAACAGTAGGCTACAAAGGACAATACTATTCCCATAGGACTTCTGCATACTTGTTCATTTGCATCTAAAACAACTGCCATTTTTATTGGGAATGCAAAAGTTTTTTAACACTGATCCTTATTCATATGTTTATAAACTTTTACATAATTGGTCACTCAGAATATCTGCTATCAGGCTCAGTCTCTAATAAATCTCTGTCAACTACTCAAACTAAACAAGTTTGATGTCCAGTCTGCTCTCTTTAGGCTAACCTAAGTTCTGCATGCATAGCATCAACACCTCCATGTGTGTGCTGGTCTCTTTGAATGTTAGTCTCTCTTTGTTATTCTATGTTCACAATATCTACTTTCCCTGTTTCTACCTTGAAGCAGGGCAGCTTGCCTTTAGAGAGTTCCTGAAGACTGAGTACAGCGAGGAGAACATCTTGTTCTGGCTGGCCTGTGAGGAGTACAAGACCATCACCTCAAATACTGAAATGGCTGAAGCAGCCAAAAGGATCTACCGAGAGTTTGTACAGGTCGATGCCCCCAGACAGGTACATAGAGACATTAGACAGAACATCTGTTTGTGTAACTTCATCTTCTtgactttcttttctttctctctgtcattttctctctttAGTTCTCTCTCCAAGTTCTGCTCTCagtaattttatatttttgttgtctCGCTTTTGAACATAATGACTGCATTAAGAAAATCTTTAATTCATTACTCAATTCCAGATAAACATTGACTGTGAGACCAGACGAGAGATTACAAACGGTGTGTCTCAGCCGACCCTGAGCTGCTTCGACAAGGCACAAAGAGTGATATACAAGCTGATGAAAAAGGACTGTTACCCAAGATTCCTGAAATCTAAAATCTATCAGGCTCTTTTAGAACCATCAGAAGCCAGCTGAGTTTTCAGGACCAGGGGAAGAATAATACTTGTCTACAAAACAACAGGCTGTGGGCTGAAGTCATTCAACTGTCTCCTCTCTAACTACCTGTCCatgttagttcagtgtggttttAGTCTGGACTGTAGCACAAAACACGGGAACCATATAAAGTCTCCCTGCAGAGAAATCTCTGTTGAATTCCTATTCTATAAACGTAAAACAGGATTACCCtcagcaaaaacatttgaatattataCATTAAACATATGATTACAGATTTGATTATCTAACAACTTCATTTGCAgtataatatataatgtatgttttgtaacTTAATTATAATTGTATAATTTTCTATGAGATTAATTATATAATCGTATAATATCCTATAAGATTAGTATTTGTCATCCAATGATTGTTCCTTTGACCATTAActgtacatttatatacatatatgttatATAGAGCatttcagtaaaacattttggggggggggggggggggggggggtgttggcaGTGGCAGGATTTGACTTGGTCTTCGTAGGAGAGGGAGTGTCAATGGTACAGGAAGAATGTAGAATCATGAATGTATTCTCATAAAGTCTATGTAAACTAGGACATCAGGCTTTGCCAGTAAAAGACAAATTCAGTGAATTTGATAATTTCTGTATTGTTTCTGTCAATGACAGGAATTCAATAAGCAGCCCCAACACCcttctgtctatctgtgtgtatgtgtggatgtgtctgtgccggtgtgtgtgggggggctcGTGCATGGTGTAATTGGGATTCTGAAGGCCAAGCCAACGCAATCAGTGCAGCATCAGCTGAGGTCATGtagtctctgtgtctctgtcataACCACACGTTGTTCCACTTTATCTCTCACACCCAGAGCAACCCTAAAGGGTCTGTTCCCTAGGCAACCAGCCCAATGGGTCATCGTTGAGATCTCTCACTCTCCGACTCTTTCTGGTCGCTTttagtctctctctttcctatcGCATTGAACTTTTCATGAATGTATCAGTTGGTATAACACGTTGCTTACAATGTAAGGGTTGTGGGTTCCCTTCCCAAGGGAAGCCAGTACAGGAATAAAAACAGCATGAAAATGTGTGCAATGGATAGGAGCGTCtgcaaaattattcaaatgtcTACATCTTAACTCTGAAAACGGCTAGTGTTTTTTCTACAGTACTTTCATTCACTTGTTTATAAGGTTtaaatcagtccctgattaaTAAATCCAGCATTACTCTGGTACCCAAAGCCTATTATTCTagtttgaataataataatattaatggCAGGACACAGTATTAGCACCAGTAATTTATATTGAATATGTATTTACGGCGGCTCTGCGATGGTGAGCCGAGCAGTCCCCGCACCAGGCTGTGATTCTGCCATTCAGGACACTTTCGATGTGGCAGCGTTAGTATTTGGAGAGGACCCAGGGGTGCCGTGCTGAATTTCACTAGTTGTCTCAGGTAGTAGAGGTATTGGTGTACCCTGTTGAAAACAGTAGTGGCATTGATTGTCCATGACAAATCCTTGGTTATCTTGACACCAAGGAACTTCAAGCTGCTGACTCTCACTACTACAGCCCCATTGATGTGGCCTGGAGACAAAAATCATCTTTGTTTCGCTGACATTGAGAAAGAGGTTGTTATCCACAATGTCAATTTGCATATGTCGTCTGTGTAGAGCTGTAGGCTCTAGGATACAAAACCATGTTCATGGCTTTCCCAGTGACTctcacaacacacccacacacacagacacagacactgtaATTGTGTGCTAACCAAACCCATATTGCTGGTATACATCACTTCATGCTGGATATAAACATTAGTGAATCCATCACAGCCTTTTAAGTTGGACTATGATATTACTGTCATTA
The nucleotide sequence above comes from Esox lucius isolate fEsoLuc1 chromosome 8, fEsoLuc1.pri, whole genome shotgun sequence. Encoded proteins:
- the LOC105024859 gene encoding regulator of G-protein signaling 21 isoform X1, with translation MDRKLFCCFCRAPKPPIVEVVSWRQSLKKLLESKTGQLAFREFLKTEYSEENILFWLACEEYKTITSNTEMAEAAKRIYREFVQVDAPRQINIDCETRREITNGVSQPTLSCFDKAQRVIYKLMKKDCYPRFLKSKIYQALLEPSEAS
- the LOC105024859 gene encoding regulator of G-protein signaling 21 isoform X2, which codes for MDRKLFCCFCRAPKPPIVEVVSWRQSLKKLLESKRQLAFREFLKTEYSEENILFWLACEEYKTITSNTEMAEAAKRIYREFVQVDAPRQINIDCETRREITNGVSQPTLSCFDKAQRVIYKLMKKDCYPRFLKSKIYQALLEPSEAS
- the LOC105024859 gene encoding regulator of G-protein signaling 21 isoform X3; this translates as MDRKAPKPPIVEVVSWRQSLKKLLESKTGQLAFREFLKTEYSEENILFWLACEEYKTITSNTEMAEAAKRIYREFVQVDAPRQINIDCETRREITNGVSQPTLSCFDKAQRVIYKLMKKDCYPRFLKSKIYQALLEPSEAS